The genomic stretch TCTCACTCGGAAGCTACATGTTTAGTCAGATGCATGACGCATCTCATACAGTCGAGCAAGCCAATGCACACACAACTTGCATCACAAGCCATGGATTACTTGGTTACGTGTCAAAGAAGCGTAACCAAAGTCAAAGCCTCGCCGCCTCGGAAGAGGCTTTTGCTTTCTCTCCAAGACTCCCAGTACTAGGAAGATCTCGTGTTTGGTGGGAGTTGGCAGGCCCTCTTCTCGTGGTTGACCTCACCAACCGCGATCCAATCGGGAGATTTAGTGCGTCCTTTATCGACTCGATCAATGAATACCTCTCGAAGCGGAAGACTCTGCCGTCCGGCGGTGTCGCTCGACACTAAATTAGTCGCATGGACGTATGGCTGCGAAGTCAACCCGAGCTTTTGAGTCGACTATGCAAAAAAGTCAACAGGAGGAACTTTCCACGTTATGTTCTTCGATGCCGCCCAATCGAATTCCTGCATAATAACTACTACTACTAACCCTTCCGGCGTTGCTTTTAGGACTAACAACGGAAGCAGTTCTTCGATCCATCTCTCAGCTTTTGTGCTTCTTTCTCTCCGCCATGGCTACCAAGACAACAGCTATCCTGTTTGtttctctcctcctcttcttctgcctctcGCTTCCTCGGTCTACGGCAACCCGAGGTCTCACCGTCGGGTTACCAAAAGAAAGCTCCCTCGTTGGACCAAAGGAGACGATGGCCACCGGCGTTGGCCCGAGTCGGAAGCAGAAGCTCGAGGTGACGTACGGCACGCCACTGATCTTCGCCATGCTCCCTCGAGGACCTGTGCCGCCGTCAGGTCCGATCGGTGGCATCAACGGCGGCAATAATtaagtggaggaggaagaagaagaagattcgtGTGTGTAGATATGTACATATAATTTGGCATTCCTTGATATAGTTTTCATGGGGAAGAACATAAACAGCACAAATTCAttagtttcattttctttttctaggATTCAAAGATGTATAGATTTGGCATTTCTTGATACAGTTCAGCAAAACATGGTCAAAGACACAGATAAGTTTCTGTCTATTTGTATTATGCACACTGGTTGGAAGAATTTTACTTGTTATACATGTTTAAGCTTTGTGATACAATTAGGTGTTATTGTCTTCATGGGAATTTGctatttacatgaagcaagcatgCACTGATAGGTTTGTGATTTAAATGCTTGCTTGATACCCAAGAAATTGAGTTTGGTTGTCTTTTCTCTGTTCCTTTGTTTTTTGGTGGCTGTTTAGATAAGTATGAGTAGTAGGATTGCTCAATTTGATGAGTTGTGTGTCAGCTATGTcagcaagtcaaacattttggtgAAGTTTTGCAGTTTCATTGAGCATGATTTCTACACTGAGAACACAAAATCTATGGCAACAAAGAATTTAATTATTTGTTCTGTTCAGTAAGCAAGTCATGGATGGAGTAAAGGTTTGAGATAGTATGAGCCAACAAGAGACAAGTTTCTTCTTGTCTCATGCCCAAACAATGGAAAGCAGTATATGAACTAGAGAGAATTTGATGCAGGTGATAAATGAGAAGGCAAACAAGGAAGATTGACAAGTAGAAGCCAGTTTGGTTTTCTTCACAGCAGTAGAGTTCTGGAAAGCATACCATTTTGCCAATTTGATTATGCTCGCTTTTCTTCCTCTCCCCTCTCTGCAGGATTTATTCCACATTAAatcatctttttctcttttttttcttttcatttgcacTATCTTTCTTAGTAGGATTACTGCTCATGTGTTTTATTGAAAGAAGTAGATATGATACATAAAACCCAGGTGACATACTGATGGTGTAGATACATTAGAAATGGAAACAGGGTCAAGCTAGCAAAGATCCATCTTATTTTAACACAGTAGAGGATCTCACTAGAGAACTTACAATACAACATCTCCATCAAGCGATCTCGCTGTCGTAAACTTCACTGGCATATTTCCAGTTCATAACACTCCAAATGTTCTTCAGATAGTCTGGCTTCACATTTTTATACTGTTAAGCATCCAAAAACACAAACAAAGGTTCAACAGGTAATACATATGGAACTTACATGTCAGTAGCAAATAGCACAGaatcttaaatcaatcttggattcACTATATGTCCACTATGAATGACGCACAATTTTAGGACACTTAAGTCTACTATATCGCCAACAAGTACTGTAATCAAAGTTTGCGCGAGGTGTAAATGTCGACAACCTGTCATGAACTACCTGGAGCATAGGATAATATAAAGAGAGAACAGTTTAAAACCCGAATGGCACAAATCAATTGAAAAGCCTTCTAACGCCGTTAATAGTAACATACAGAGAATACCACATGTGACACTTGATAGCCGTCTAGGCACCAACCAGGAACTGCCAACATTCATCCACCTTTTAGAATAGCTATTTAAGGAGGTAAACCACATGTTCGAACTTAGATCCAATCATAGTCCAGGATGACGACCATCCGATAATTATAATTTAGGAACTCCATCAACAGTAGCCATTTATAAGATAAAAGAGTATCCCTGCATTTACGTACTCATAATTCCCCAACCTGCAAGACTTCTGAAGTCAATTTCATGCGGCCTCTGTAATTCGACAGCAGTTCTTCAACCACAACCTTGCATTCCCCAGGGATAAGACCAAATATGGTTTGAGATTTAGCTATCCTAATCTAATCAAGAATCATCTTGTTCTGGGATTGGCTCAAACAACTCCACTGATTGTGACGAACTCATGCTGGTTTTGAGAAGATGGAGTACATGAGGAAAAAAATAACAAgcttccacctccattctaacccaCTCACAATAAAAGAGATTGCGACCTCTAAAAAGTCCATGTAGAAGAGAGGGCTGAGGAAAAGACCAAACGTTGTGTCTTAGTCCTCTCATGTTGAAAACTTTGTCATGATGTATACCCTCTCCAAGAGTTTTCTTTACTTTACTTGTCTACAATTTTGGTTACCATGCCCTGTATATGAAGCCCACTAGCTGCAAACCAGCTAAAAAAGAGGATCACTACTCATGGGCTAGCAAACCAAGAGGCATATCCAACAAGTATATGCATATATTACATCTATAtctattcaagttcatcattgtgtaTCTATCCCTTCATGCATCTATGATGAAATATAATCTTGTCATTACAAGTGACATCCAGAGAGACAACATTTACCTGCAGGTAGTATGCATGCTCCCACACATCGATACCTAGCAGAGGAACTAGGTTTGCGCCTTTGGTCACTAGTGGATCCTGTGAAAACATCAGTTACCAGTTGAATTTGCAGTTGAGACAACAGCAATCAAAGACAACAATCTAATGATAGAAAACAGTTACTTCCAGTTAGTAAAacatgagcaagttttgcaactaaTTCATGTTCACAaataatgtaattttttaagCAGAAATTCATAAATGAAAAATTAATTTGAGGTTAAAGGCAGGCATGTGCAAATAGTTAATACCTGTAACTTCTATTCCTCTGTTTATACCTGTAACTAAACCAGACACCACAACAACAGGCTGCTAATCAGAAGGCTGGATGGCACAGGAGGCCATGGAACTTAAGTTTAAGTTGGTAAGAACTATACATGGTATATGACAACTTCAATACTATTCATCAAACTCAATGGCATCAATAGGATTAGATAAAGTGAATACCTGATTTGCAGTGGCTTCAACCAGGAGCTTCTTCCTCTCCTTATCTAGAGCTAACCACTGTCAGAAAGCAAGAAGAAGGCATGGAGCGCAGGTTCAGCAAAAGGAAGATCATGAGTGTTGATTATGTATAACAACAAACTTCTTAATGTATGCGTTTGTCACACTGACCACCCATCCAGATCCCTGTAAGGCAGCACCTTCTGCATTCATTTTCTGCACCAGAGCCTCCAAGGAACCAAAGTCTGTGTCAATTGCCCAACCTAGTGTGGCATGAGGAGGCTCGCCACCACCTTCCTGTAAGGCTCTTCCTTTTACAAAATACACAAAAAACAGGGCCAAATTGATCCAGCTAATAAGCTGATGACAAAACAGGTGGATAAACACACTTACATTGACAGGCTTGAGATTTTTCCAGAAGATTGAGTGGTTGATATGGCCTGCAGAGTTTATGAGACTAAACTTGTTGAAATAGATAGCATATATCAAAACCCACATCCTTCTTACACTTTCTACTATGACATAAATGATAAAAGACTAGAACCAACCTCCATTTCCAATTTCCTTATTGACGATATGCCACGGAAAGAAAAGCAAAAGACAACTACAATTGCATTGTGATTACTCAATACAAGTGTAATTTTAGTTTTCAGATTATATGTGAACATTTTTAAGAAATTTGACCTATCTTTATGTACAATTTAGACTTCTGATTCAGTATTCAGGGCATACAATCTAAGAGAAACTACGTCCAGTAGATCCTTCAGAACTTACATATCCCCAATCTCTACATGCCGAATCGAGAAAAGAATGTACTAACATAAGAATCACAAAGCCCTAACACCAACTGAAACCGGCACAAAAATTGTTTTTTTACCCACAATTGTTACAGGAACAACAAATTCACTAGGGAGGAAAAAACGAACAACGACCGAGTTCGAACCTCCGCCGTTGAACTTGATGGCGCTCTGCAGACGGACCACAGCGGGGACATCCCCCTTCGCCATGGCCGCGTCGAGCTTCTCCAGGGCGTCGTTGTAGTTGGAGACGTAGGCCTTGTGGTGCTTCTGGTGGTGAAGCCGCATGATCTCCCCGCTGATGGCCGGCTCGAGGGCACCGTAGTCGTACTCGAGGTCCGGAAGCGCCGCGACCTTGAGCCCCCGGGCGTGGCAGAGCCCCTGCCACCTCGTCCCACTGCCTCCGGCGGAGGCGAAGGGACCGAGGCCGGAAGCTAGGGTTGCGGCTGTCTTCGTGAAGAGGGCTCGAAGCGCCATGGCAACACCTGTCAGTCTGAGAGCTGCTTCGAGTGAGTCGACCACCGTCGTCTCTTTCCGAAGGCAGACAAGAGCGCCGACTCCAATATAACCTTTTAATAGAATTATTAAATTACAATTATACCCTTACCGGGTTCTATGACGCGGATGCGCCAGTCGGATCGGGTTCGGTTGAGCTCCTTAGATATTATTGGGCTCGTTCCGTATTACGGGTCGGGTCCCGGCATACTAAACCGTTATAAACCTTCATCTCTCAAAATCCCATACAATCCAGTATATGACGGCTGGTGTAACAGTTTGTAACACGATATAGTGCCCGTTATCTTCTAaaggtatacatatgtatatgtatatatatacatatatatacatatgtatatctatatatacatatatatatatatatatataatgcaaaatAGGCTTAGTTTTGTGCTCGATCAAGATGACCGTTTCGGACCGGAGCGTCTCGTCCCTAAAACCCCAATTCTCCCTCTTCACCGATTTCTTCGGATTTCTTTTGTCTTTTGTCTCGTCTTTTGGGTGAGGGATTCGAAACCCTAGAAATCTCGACAGAGACTCCACCATCGGCCGTTCGGGCTTGCGATTGTAAGCTTCACCGAAGAGAATGTTATGGTTTCCAGGTTCCGATTCCGAAAGTTCTTACCTTTTTTTTCCCCGCACCGATTATTTTTGCTGAAATCGAATATTTTGGGCTTGATGGCGATTCTGGGGTGACGGATTAAATTTGAATTTAGCTACTGAATCTTGATAGTCTGGTTTTActtttgattcggaagctatattGATTTTACCTAGATTTTTTTTTGCGATTTCTTAGAATTTACTGAACTAGGATTGATCGAGGAACACCAGGTACAATATTTCTGTCTTGAATCTCCCTTTCTTGGTTAGCGATTCCCTGATAGCTCTGGTGACGAGACCTATCAAATTCTTCTGAATTCTGTCGCGGGTTGCTTGTTTCCTTTTGCTTGCGATCCGGTTGCATCTGATTTGGCCTTACTTCCTAAATGTAACGGTATTCAAGTCTCCGTTTTCTGCAAACATCGTTTTATAATTCATAAGGGACGTATTTTTGTGAGCATTTTTTATTGGGGAGAATATACTTTCTTGAATAACTAAAAAATACAAATTATAATATTCTTGAAGGGTTTTTTAAGGCATGAATGACGTTGTTAATGCTTTGCTAATTGTTTAGTTGCTATTTGAGGTTCAGATGTTAACAATTGATAAGTTATAGAAGTGTagataaatatataaaagaaaatggtTAAGAATGAGAAATTGTGGACTAATTTATGGGCACACAGTATTTGAATATGTTGCATATGGTGTATATGTTACTAGTTGTACATAATGAGAGAATACATGATAGAAGAGGGCTCTAGGAGACACTGTATTGAGAAGTTCAATAGTTAAGCCTGCATTGGCAGACATTTCAATTATTTGAAAATTATCTTTATGTGGGATTATTAGAATTTCTGAATCTTTTATGACAATGACTTTCTAATGCAGATAATAAACTGTTGCTGATATTTAtaataggaaaaaagaaaaattaagaaaCTTGAAAAGTCAATGATGCTCAAGATGTCTAAAATCTTTGGAGAATAATCATATAGGCaaatttaatatttgattttaatGAGATGTTCAAACgtgtataaatataataaaataagctCTGCGCAAACTTAAATCTCAAACAAGTACGAAATGTCGATAAATCTGGTGTTGGAATAATATTAGTAGGTATATGATACTATGTTTTAAAAGATAGGTTGATTTTGTCAAGTGATGAATAACAATAGGGCTATGCAAGATATATTAAAGCAAACTGATCTAGAAGTTTTTTAGTGCATGAAAACTATCCTTTATATTGATTTTTGTATGGAAATTGAATGATAGAGAGATTTGAAATGACTCAATAATTCTCCATCAAGGCATGTGTTTGAAGACGATTGGAATGGATTTGAGAAAGTTTTCCTAAAGTAGGATTCATTTTTGTGACTTTTATCTCAATTTGATGGATTTTTGCTAAAATCATTATGTTCGTTCCATCGGAGGCTGTCTAGTAAACATAAGTGACAGCTAAATCAATGAAGAAAAGTTATTATAGGTTGTCAGATTTTCCGTCTCAACTCCCAACCTTTATTTTTAAGTAATGTAATCTAAGGAGAAGGAGCTTAAGCTAAAAGCCTAATTTGATTCTAGACCAAAGAATATGTTACAAAGTTTTGATAGAGGATTGAAGGAGCTCACAAGAGTCTGGAGATTATCGTTACCCATCCTTTCTGAAATCAAATTGTAGTTGCAGTTTTTTTAGAGCATATTTCGAGTGATCTAGCCAAAGAAACATAAATGTCATTTCAGACCAAATAGTTTTGTGTGCTGCTAACCAAAATATAGTATATTTGCTTCAGTAAGaactggcaaaaaaaaaaaaaaaaaatttgtcaaTTTTCACAGACgatatt from Musa acuminata AAA Group cultivar baxijiao chromosome BXJ1-3, Cavendish_Baxijiao_AAA, whole genome shotgun sequence encodes the following:
- the MSD1B-1 gene encoding superoxide dismutase [Mn], mitochondrial, coding for MALRALFTKTAATLASGLGPFASAGGSGTRWQGLCHARGLKVAALPDLEYDYGALEPAISGEIMRLHHQKHHKAYVSNYNDALEKLDAAMAKGDVPAVVRLQSAIKFNGGGHINHSIFWKNLKPVNEGGGEPPHATLGWAIDTDFGSLEALVQKMNAEGAALQGSGWVWLALDKERKKLLVEATANQDPLVTKGANLVPLLGIDVWEHAYYLQYKNVKPDYLKNIWSVMNWKYASEVYDSEIA